The DNA window GCGATGGCCGAGCGCGCGCCGGTCTTCTCGGTCGGCTGCGCGGGCCGCATCGCGGAGCACCGGCGCCTGCCGGACGGCCGCTTCCACTTACTGCTGCACGGTGAGCGGCGCTTCCGCATCGCGCGCGAGCTGCCGCTCGCGCCCGGCGGCTTCCGCGAGGTCGAGGCCGAGCTGCTCGCCGACCCTTCGTTCGCCGAGCTCGCGCCCGCGGCGCAGCGCGCGCTGGAGACGGCGCGCACGGAGCTCGAAGCGCGCATGCTCGAGCTCGTGCGACTCACTTCGCCAAAGAGCGCCGACGCGCTGGGCGAGCGCATGCGCGCGCTCGACCCGGTGCTGCTCGCGAACGCGATCGCGTTCGGCCTCGACGGCCCGTCGCTCGAGCGCCAGAGCCTGCTCGAGAGCTCGGATCCGATGGCCCGGAGTGAGTTGCTGGCGCGCGTGCTGAGCATCCGGGTCGCCGAGGCAAGACTTCCGGACGGTCCGCAAAGCGTGAACTGATATTCGCCGAAATCGTGCGATCTGACGCAAATTCGTGCGATTTGTGAAGACCGATCGACACCACTCCGTGGCACTTCGCTGTGTGAAGCGCTGTGCAATGCGCTGTGGACCCGCGGTCTCGCCGCCGGCCGCGGCCGCCAAGAGCGATGCGAATCTGGCGACTTGGCCACCGTCGCGCATTGCCCGCGTGAAGCCTGGGGGTCCGCGCCCGTGTAGGCCCGAGGCGAAAGCCGCGCTGCGCGCGAACCGGCTTTGCGCCCGCGGGAAGCCCGTGGGAGAGTCGCGCGTCGCAAGGGCGGCGGGGTCGAGTCCGAGATCGGCTCCGGTTGGGGGGAAATCGCGGGAAATGACCACTGGGGGGTGGGAGACCGTCCGTTCTGCGCTCGGAGAACGCCTGGACGCCTCGGCGTACGACGCGTGGTTCCGAACGCTGGACGGACGGTTCGAGAACGAGACGCTGGTGCTGCGCTGCCCGGACCGCTTCACGCGCGACTGGCTGCGCAGCCGCTTCGGGCGCGTGATCGAGGAGTGCGCTCCCGGGATCCGCGGCGTGGAGTACCGGGTCGAGCCGGGAGCGCTGCGCGCGCCCGCGCCCGAGGCCAGCGCGCCGCGCGAGCCCGAGGCCGAGAGCGCCGCCCCCGAGTCACTCGACTGGAGTCACTCGCAGGAGCACCTGTTCGAGCGCTTCGTGTCGGGGCCGGGCAGCGCGCTCGCGCTGGAGGCGGCGCGCGCGGTGGCGCGCGGCGAGG is part of the Myxococcota bacterium genome and encodes:
- a CDS encoding LON peptidase substrate-binding domain-containing protein; amino-acid sequence: MAEAGFPTRFAIFPLPNAVLFPGTYLPLHIFEPRYRAMMEAALASQPVIGMILLRPEADAMAERAPVFSVGCAGRIAEHRRLPDGRFHLLLHGERRFRIARELPLAPGGFREVEAELLADPSFAELAPAAQRALETARTELEARMLELVRLTSPKSADALGERMRALDPVLLANAIAFGLDGPSLERQSLLESSDPMARSELLARVLSIRVAEARLPDGPQSVN